In Nitrospinota bacterium, the DNA window CCTGCACCTCCTGTAATTAACACCCTTTTTTTAGGCTTTTTTTGTTTTTCCACGGTTAGGCCTGCCAATGCTATAATATTCAAACCCTAATCTTTTCTTTTTCTCTGGGTCGTATATATTTCTTCCGTCAAATATTACCGGTTTCTTCATAACCTTTTTTATCTTTTCTAGGTTAAGCTGTTTAAATTCCCTCCATTCTGTAACAATAACGAGAGCATCAGCATTCTCTGCAACCTCGTATGAACTCTCACAATATTCTATTTCTGGCAAGATCTTTTTAGTATTTTCTATTGCGGCAGGATCATAGGTCTTTATATGCGCCTCTTCTTTTAAAAGAAGTTTAATAATTTCAATAGATTTTGCATCTCTAATATCATCAGTATCAGGCTTAAAAGATAATCCTAAAATGCCTATTGTCTTACCCCTGACATTCTTCATCTTTGATTTTATCAAATCTACCAAGTATGCTGCTCTGCTCTTATTTATTTCAATAACTTTCTTTAACAGATCGAACTCATATCCTAATTTAGAAGCGGTATGGACTAAAGATTCTGAGTCTTTTGGAAAACATGAACCACCAAAACCCAGACCCGCATTTAAAAATTCTGATCCAATCCTTGCATCATATCCCATTCCTTTAGCAACATCCATGACATTTGCTCCAGCCTTTTCGCAGATATTAGCAATAGCATTAATAAAAGAAATCTTTGTAGCTAAGAAGGCATTAGAGGCATATTTTATCATCTCTGCACTATAAACATCTGTTATTAACATAGGTCTTTCAAGAGGAGCATAGAGTTCTAATAGTTTCATAGCTACATCCTTACTGGGGGCTCCTATCACTATTCTTTCAGGCTCAAGAGTATCTTTAATGGCCGACCCTTCTCTTAAAAATTCTGGATTAGATACAACATCAAAGTCTACATCTCTTTTCATATTTACTTTAATGATATCATTTACAAAATCACCTGTTCCAACAGGAACCGTACTTTTATTAACAATAACCTTATATTTATCTATATATCTTGCAATCCCCTTTGCTACGGATTCCACATAAGAAAGATCTGTTTCTCCATTATCCTTTGGAGGAGTGTTGACGCAGATAAATATGACCTCTGATTTTTTAACCCCGTCTTCTAAATTTGTAGTGAATGATAATCTCTTATCTTCCATATTACGAGTTACCATTTCCTCAAGGCCAGGTTCATAAATAGGCATCATTCCCTTTTTTAACATTTCTATCTTTTCTTTTATACTATCAACACAGATAACCTCATTACCTAGATCGGCAAATACTGCACCAGTTACCAATCCTACATATCCAACCCCAATCACGCAGATATTCATCTCAATACCTCCTTAATTCTTTTTAGAAAAAAATCTGACGGTATTTTCTAATCCTTTTCTGAATCCTATCTTTGGCTTATATCCTAATAAATTCTTAGCCTTTGATATGTCCGCTATAGAATCCCTAACATCCCCTTTTCTCGGTTCACTATAGATTGGATTAA includes these proteins:
- a CDS encoding UDP-glucose/GDP-mannose dehydrogenase family protein; translated protein: MNICVIGVGYVGLVTGAVFADLGNEVICVDSIKEKIEMLKKGMMPIYEPGLEEMVTRNMEDKRLSFTTNLEDGVKKSEVIFICVNTPPKDNGETDLSYVESVAKGIARYIDKYKVIVNKSTVPVGTGDFVNDIIKVNMKRDVDFDVVSNPEFLREGSAIKDTLEPERIVIGAPSKDVAMKLLELYAPLERPMLITDVYSAEMIKYASNAFLATKISFINAIANICEKAGANVMDVAKGMGYDARIGSEFLNAGLGFGGSCFPKDSESLVHTASKLGYEFDLLKKVIEINKSRAAYLVDLIKSKMKNVRGKTIGILGLSFKPDTDDIRDAKSIEIIKLLLKEEAHIKTYDPAAIENTKKILPEIEYCESSYEVAENADALVIVTEWREFKQLNLEKIKKVMKKPVIFDGRNIYDPEKKKRLGFEYYSIGRPNRGKTKKA